The genomic stretch CGGGTGTTCTTCACCGAGAGCGGCGTCGGCCGGCACGAGAGCGTGGTCCAGTTCAAGGAGTTCCTGTCGCGCTTCGGCGCCACGCCGGTCTACCTGACCTTCGGCAACCCGCAGAACGACGGGCACTCGCGCTTCCGGCTGGACGTCGCCGGCGCCGACGGCACCGAGGGCGTGTTGAAGCGCTCCGTGCAGGCGGGCTTCGGCCGCTTCGCGGCGGCGGGCAACGACCTGCGCACGAAGTCCTTCCCCGCCAACGCGCTCCGCGCCTTCGACGTGGACGTGCTGAGCCTGCGCGCCCTCAAGAAGGGCTTCGACGACCCCGCGTGCGTCGAGTGGCCCATCTGCATCGGGCAGGACTGGAACCGCCGCGGCGCCCTCGCGGTGCGCGTCCACCGCGCCAGCGACGACGCGCGGCTCTACGAGTCGACCCTCTACTGGCACATGCGGACCGACGAGATCGCGACGCACGCCGCCGAGGAGGAGGCGTGGCGCACCAAGATCCGCAACGGCGAGGCGTTCGGCGCACACCTGAGCTTCGGCCCGGATGTCACGCTGACGTTCGACATCCGCGAGGTCGCCGAGCTGTCGGAGCGGCTCAACTTCGACGGCACCCAGGTGGTGCTCGTGTCCTCTTCGACGTCGCACAAGACGGCCGCGGAGATGCGGGCCGGAGACGGCTCGGGCTCGAACGCCGTCTGCCACGTCTCTGCGAGTGGGAACCAGAACACGCTCACCCTGGACGCGAGCAGCTTGCAGAACCACCTCGCCCACGGCGACCTGCCCGGTGTCTGCCAGTTGCCCCCGGGCTGCGCGTCGCCCGGCGACCAGGTCCAGATCTGCAACAAGCCCAACGGTCAGGGCATCTGGCGCGATCGAACGGTCGACTGCGACAAGGTCCAGAATCACCTCAACCACGGGTGCCGCCTGGGCACGTGTGAGGCCAACGGCCTGCCCACCACGGCGCCTCCGGGCGGCGGCAACGCCACCGTGACGATCTGCCTGCTGGGCGCCGAGATCCAGATCAGCACGTCCGCCCTGGACGGCTACCTCGCCCTCGGGGCCACGGTCGGCTCGTGCTCCGGCGGCTCCGGCGGCTCGTGACCCAGGCGTCTCCTTCGAGCCATTAGGGACGACGGACGGTCGGCCGATACTCCGGGCCATGGCGCCCGCCCCGCTCTCGTTTCCCCTCCCCGCCGCCCGGGCCCTCTCGAACCTCCGGTTCGGGATGGTCTGGGCGGCGGCGATGGTGGTCGCCCTCGACGTCTGGTTCCACCTCGGCGGCGGCGTGGCCTCCCCCGACCTCGCGGGGTGGTTCGACGCGGCGAGCGAGCGCGGGCTCGGCTCGTGGCTGTCGGTCACGCAGACGGTGCTGGTCGCCCTCACGCTGTGGGTCGTCGTCGCGGTCGTACGGCGGACCGGCGCGTCGCGGGCACGCGTGGCGGGGTGGGTCGCGCTCGCGACCTTCGTGTCGTACCTCGCCCTGGACGACGGCACCCAGATTCACGAGCGGGTGGGACGAGCCTTCGGAGCCTCGGAGGCGAGCGAGCGCGGGGTCGGGGCGGCGTTCCCGAGCTACTACTGGCAACTCGTGCTCGGGCCGGTGTTCGCGGGCGCAGGTCTGTTCATGGCCGTCTTCCTGTGGCGCGAGTTCCGGGGAAGCGATCTCTGGCGGCTCGTCGGCGGCGCGTTCGCCCTCCTGGGCACGGCCGTCGCCATCGACTTCGTCGACGGCCTCCCGGATGGGCACCCCCTCGACCTGATCGGGCGCGTGGGGTCGATGGCCCGCGTCGAGGCGGTGGCGGAGACCTCGTTCCGCCTGCCGGGGCCCGCGGTGGTCCTCCACCTCTCGCGGATCGTGGAGGAGAGCCTCGAAATGGTGGCGATGACGCTCCTCTGGGTCGCCTTTCTGACGCACCTGACGCACCTCGCGGGGGGCCTCCTCCTGACATGGACGCCGCAGGAGCCGACTTCGTCGCGCATCCTCCGGGCCGACCTCGCCGAGCGCCTGGCGGCGACCGAGCCCGAGCGGACGGCGGCCGTGCTCGCCGAAGAGTGACCCGCGGCGAACGGGGCACGACGTCGCGCGTTCGGATGGTTCGCCCCCGCCCCGCATGACTCCCGACGCCCCTCTCGACCCCGACTCCCCCCACCTCGGCCCCGAGGCAGAGGAGGCTCGCCCCACCCTCGCCACGCCCGACGAGGCCGCGGAGGCCTACGGCGTCCCCGTGCCCGCCGCCGACGCGCCGCCGCCCACCCACCAGAGCGGCTACGTCGCCATCGTGGGCGCGCCCAACGTGGGCAAGTCCACGCTGCTGAACCGGTGGCTGGGGACGAAGCTGTCCATCGTGTCGCCCCGGCCGAGCACGACGCGCAACCGCGTCCTCGGCATCCTGACCGCCGAGGCGGGCGAGGTGGAGGCCCGCCCTGCGGGCTACCAGTTGGTGCTGCTCGACACGCCCGGCGTCGTCCGCCCCAAGTACCGCCTCCACCAGCACATGATGCGCGACGTCGACCGCTCGCTCGGCGACGCCGACGTGACGGTCTTCCTGGCGGACGCCACCGAAACGCGCCTCACGCACGACGCGCTGAGCGCTGCCGAGCGCGTCCAGAACGCCCGCGGGCCGGTCCTGCTGGCGCTCAACAAGGTCGACAAGCTGGGCCTGGTGGACGAGGCGCTGCCGCTCGTGGAGCTCTACACCGAGGCGCTCGGCCGCGCGCCCGACGCCGTCGTCCCGATCTCCGCGCGGACGGGCGCCGGGACCGACGCGCTGCTGGAGCTGGTGCTGGACCGCATCCCCGAAGGCCCGCCTTACTACCCGGCCGACCAACTCTCGGAGCACCCGGAGCGCTTCTTCATCTCTGAGATCGTCCGCGAGGCCATCTTCCACCGCTTCCGCGACGAGGTCCCGTACGCGACGCAGGTGGTGGTGGTGACCTACCAGGAGCGCGAGGGCAAGAAGGACTTCGTGGCCTGCGACATCGTCGTCGAGCGGGACTCGCAGAAGGCGATCCTGATCGGCAAGGGCGGGCAGGCGCTCAAGCACCTCGGGCGCGCGGCGCGCGAGGAGATGGAGGCCTTCCTCGGCCGCGGCGTCTACCTGCAGCTGTTCGTCAAGACGCGGGCCGACTGGCGCGACAAGGAGGGGCACCTCCGCGAGTACGGCTTCGGCGCCTGACCCGGACCTCTCCCCGATACACCCGCGGCCGGACGCTGCCTCTCCAGGCGAGCGTCCGGCCGCGAGCCGTTCAGACCGGCGCCGTCAGCGGACGACGGTGAGCCGCTCGGTCGCCACCACGGACCCGGCCGCGAGCCGGACCACGTAGACGCCCGGCGCCCACGCCCTAGCGTCCACCGCCACCTCGAAGCGGCCCGCCTCGGTCGGCCCGTCGGCCACCACGGCGACCTCGCGGCCCAGCGCGTCGTAGACGGCCACGCGCACCACCGCGGCCTCGGCCACCTCGTAGGCCACCGTCGCCCGGCCCGGCGCCGGGTTCGGGTACGGCGCCCGGAGCGTCGTCGCAGCCGGGAGCGCCACCGAGGCGGACGGAGCCGCGGCCACGGTCGCGGGCGCGTCGCTCGTCACGCCGGTCTCGCCGACCGTCACCGTCGCCTCGCCGACGACTGCGTCGCTCGCCTGGACCGTCGCCAGCGCCGCCGAGGCGCTCTTGTCGAAGGCGTAGCTCGCCACCGCCAGCGTGTCCACGCTCTGCGTGCCGACGTAGCGCCGGTACGTGTAGGTGCCGTCCGCGGCGCCCGCCTGGAGCACGATCCGCGTCGCGCGGGCCACCGCCTCGTCCGGGGCGAGGGTCAGCGCCGCGGCGCTCTGGACCTCGGAGGTCGTGCCGCCGGGCGTCGTGAGCGTGGTCCACGTCTGCGTCGTCACCGTCTGGCCGGTCGGGTTGTTGATCTCGTACTTGATGCGGAAGTCGCCGCCCTCCGGCCCGACCACGACGGCGCCGACGGGCTCGAAGCGCGACAGCGCGACGCCGACCGAGGTGATGGAGAGTGCCACGTCGGTGGCCGACACCGTCACGTCGCCGACCACGCCGAGGGGCAGGTCGACTGTGTCGAAGGCACCCACACAGGCCGTGGCGCAGGTCACGAGCGTGTAACTCTCGCCCGGCGACGGCACGAAGCCGTCCACGAACGTCACCGCCAGCGTGCCGCCGAGGGTGCCCGTGTCGGTCGCCGCGAGCTGGTCGTACTCGGTGCCCACCGCCAGCCCGCCGATCTCGACGTCCAGCCGGGCGTCGGTGTCGAGCGTGATCGAGCCGTCGATGGTCAGCACGCCCGGGGACAGGCCGGGGGCGAGGACGCCGCCCACGAGCGGCGGCGACGGCAGGTCGAGCGTCCCGGTCCCGGCCAGCGTGCCGGTGTTGGTCAGCGGACCGCCGAACCGGAGCGCGCCGCCGGGCAGGCGTACCGTGCCCCGGTTGTCGAACGGCACGCCGACGACGCCCTCCGTCCCCGCCTCGGAGCGCTCGAAGACCCCCAGGTTGGTGAAGCTGCCGCTCCCCTCGACGTTGTCACCCAGCGCCGCCTCGAAGAGGTAGAGGCCGTTGTTGAAGAACGAGCCGTTGATCCGGAGGTCGCCGCCCGTGTGGCGGATGAGTCCCGAGTTGCGGAGCGTGCCCGTGTAGGTGTGCGCGCCACCGACGAGGTCCAGCTCGGCGCCGCTCTCGATGATGATCTGGGACGCGTTGATCGTGCCCGTGCCCCACGTCCCGCTGGCAAGGCGTCGGCTGATCGTGAGCCGACGGATGTTGTCGAGCAGCGTCGTGGACGCCCCCTGGCCGAACGCGAACAGGGTGCGGACCACCACATCGGCGCCGCCGAAATCGACCTTGCCGTACACGTCGAGCGTGCGGAAGCGGAGCGTCCCGCCCGGCTCGTACTCGACCTGCGCGTTGATGCCGGGCACCAGAAGCTCACGCACCGGCGCCCCACCGGGCAGGCGCAGCAAGCCCGCGTAGTGCGTCACCGTCCCGGCGTTGACGGCCCCGGCGGAGAGATCCACCAGGTCGAAGTTGGAGTTGACCTCCAGCGCGCCCACCCGGATATCCGCCGCACTCGTGAGCGTGCTCACCGCGCTCGAACTGCCGTAGAGCCCCAGCGTGCCGCCTCCGCGGACCGTCGTGGCCGCGTCGATGGCGAGGTCCTGGTTGAAGAGCTCGATCATGGTCCCGGTCGGGATGAGGATGCTGGCCTCGTTTATCGAGATGCCCCCCGGCTCGATGCCGGTGTTCAGCTGGAGCGTGCCCGCCAGCACGCGCACGTCGCCGCCGTCGATGGCGAGCGAGTCCGGCACCAGCCGCACCGTGTCGAAGGACGGGAACGGGAAGGGCCCGATGCTGGCGTCCGACTGGAGCGTCCCCTGCACGACCAGCGCGCCCGGCCCCGCGATCTGGTTCGAGTTGCTGTAGGCCCGGAAGAGGCCCTCAGGCAGGATCACGAGATCGCCCGAAGCGGGCGTCGGGTCGTTGACGTTAGAGCCGAGGGTGAGCCGCAGGTTCGTCCACTCGAGGATGCCCGCGACCTCCATCCGCCCCTTGATGTGATTGTTTCCTCTCGACAGCACCGTCGCGCCCGGTGAAACGGTGAACACGCCCGCCGTCTCGATCGTCCCGCTGTTCCAATCCATCTCGCCGGTGACGGTCAGGTCGGCGAGGTTGCGGAGCCCGTCCACGTTGGCGGATTGCAGTGCGACGGTTTCGACCGAGGCCGAGCCGCCGTTGAAGTCGATGGTGCCGAACGAGTCGAACGTGATGACGGAGCTGAGGTCGAATGTGGCGGGGGCACCGGTGAACGTGATGTCGCCCGGTACCGGCCCCCCGCTGCCCAGCGGCCGGGCATCGACGCGCATGGCGTCGAGAGAGGACGCTGCGGAGCCGTCGACGAGCATCAGGCCGCCACCCGTCATCCACAACGCGGGGGAGGTGACGGTTGAGCCGGTGAGGTCGCACGTCTCTCCCAGGCTGTTGTTGCACTCGACGGTCCCCACCGAGAGGGCGGTGGAGGTCGCAATGCCATCGGTAATGCGCAGTCGGCCGGTGCCGCCGATCTGAGTCGAGGCATCGGCGGTGATGGCGTCTGTGCCCACCTCGGCATCGATGCTGAACTGTCGGCCGGGACTGATCTCCAGAACACCAGTGCCCACGTAGCCGGTGCCTCGAAGCACGGCGTTGCCTTCCACCTGCAAGGCGCCGATGAACCGACTCTCGTCCAGTGTGACGACTGTGCCTGCAGGCAAGATGGCCGTGTGGTCCGTGCTGAGGGGGTGGAAGCACGGAGGCCCGGGGCTGACCTCGATGCAGTTGTTCCAGTTTGTGCCAGTGGTCCAGTCACCAGCGCCCCCGGCGGTCCAGACGAAGGTCTGGGCAGAGGGTGAGGCCGAGACAGCGGTTAGAAAGAGAAAGAGAAGGATGCGCATTCCGCAGGAGGAGGAAAGAGAGCCGTTGCACGGTCGATCCCCTGGGACCGCCGAATGTGTTGCTAGCCCATTCGTCGTTTGGCAGCCGGGAGGGTCACGGGTCGTCGTCGCCGCACACGAATCACTCAGACCACGCTCACGACTCCCCTCCCCACCATGTGCGAGTGGCGCCGTCAGCCGCCCAGGCTCGCCGATCACGAGCGGCCCGTCCCTCCACCTCGGCGACCGTGCGCCCCCTCCGCAGAGAGCCCCGAGGCGGGGAGAGCCAACCCATCAACAGGTGGATTCGGAACGCATCCATGCCGTCCGACTGGGGAAGAGCCTGAGTTTCAAGGGCTAGCGCTTCCCTAGGCCAGCGTTGCAGCCTCTTTTTGAGCCGGGAGGACGCCACCGCCGCCGCCTGCACGTAGTTTTGGGCCTGTGGTTTGTAGAGAGTGGCCGGTGTGCCCTCTCGCCGTCGTTCGTCATGCGTTTCTCCCTTTTCTCCTCCGCCATGCCCCGCAGCCTTTTCGTCGCGGCACTCGTCGCCGTGGCGCCGGCTCTCAGCGTCCATGCCCAGACGGCACGGACGGACACCGCGCCGGTGCGCGCCGCTCAGGCTCTCGAAGCCTCTGCCGACGCCCGCCTGCCCGAGTCCGTCCCTGCCGACGCGCCCTCGGACGCTGAGCTCGCCCGCCGCCTCTCCGCCTTCTACGCCCGCCAGGCCGACCTCCTCCAGGCCGACGCCGACGGCGATGTCGCGCGCTACACAATCCTCCTGGACGACCTCGTGGCCGATGTCCAGGCCGCGGCCCTCCGGCCGGGGATGCTCACCCAGCCGCGCTTCCGCGACCTCTTCGGCTCCGTCATGACGGAGTACGAGCGCTACTACGACCGCACGCTGGTCGACCGCGGCGACGTGTACGCCATCCGCGCGGCGGGCACGCGCGCCATCGAGCGCGGCTTCGACGAGGGCACGCCCCTCCTGGAGCACGTCACGCTCCCCGACGTGGACACCTTCGTGGCGACGATCCCGATGGACATCAACCCGGAGGTCGAGCGCTACATCCAGTTCCTGCTCAACCGCCCCAGCCACGTCCAGCGCCTCCGCTCGCGCGCCGACACGTACTTCCCGATGGTCGAGCGCATCCTCGCCGAGGAGGGCGTGCCGGACGAGATGAAGTACCTCGCGATGGTCGAGAGCGCCCTCAACCCGGTCGCGCGCAGCCACATGGCGGCCGCCGGCATGTGGCAGTTCATCTCGGCCACGGGCCGCGCCTACGGCCTCCGCGCCGAGCGCGAGGTGGACGACCGCCTCGACCCCGAGGCGTCCACGCGCGCCGCGGCCCGTCACCTCCGCGACCTGTACGACCGCTTCGGAAGCTGGCACCTCGCGCTGGCGGGCTACAACTGCAACCCGGCCGTGATCGCCCGCGGCGTCCGCCGCTTCGAGGAGCGGACGGGCCAGACGGCGACGTTCTGGGACATCGACCACGTGATCCCGCGCGAGACGCGCGCCTACGTGCCGATGTTCATCGCGACGGCGCTCATCCTCTCCAACCCGGACGCCTACGGCTTCCCGGCCCACGAGCCCGGCCCGTCGTACGTGTTCGACCAGATCCCGGTCGCCGGGGGCACCCGCCTCCGTGACGTGTCCCGCATCATCGACGTCGACGAGTCGGTGCTGGCCGCGCTGAACCCGTCGCTGCGCCAGAGCCGCGTGCCGAACGTCCGCGTGCCCCACATGCTTCGGATCCCGATGGGGACCTACGTGGAGCACGCCGAGGCCCTCGACCGTCTCGCGCCGCCGGAGGCCTCGGGCGAGCGCTTCGCCGCCGGGTCGGTGTCGTACGGCCCGCGCGCCGTTCGCCCGCTGGCGCCGCAGGAGCACAGCGAGGCCGTCGCCGCGCTGGTCGCGCGCCGCGAGGTGCGCCGGGCGCATCAGGCGCCGGTGCGCCGCGCCGTCCGCGATGAGCCCGTGGTGCGCTACGCCGCGACGACGCCGACGAGCGTGCCGCAGGCCCAGCAGGCCGCCGAGCAGCAGATCGCGGAGGCGCGTGAGGCCGAGGCCCGCGACGCTGCCCGCGCCCAGGCCGAGGCCGTCCGCCTCGTGGCGACCGCCGCCGCGGCTCCCGCGGAGCCCGAGATCGTGGAGGACCTCGACATCGCGACGCCGCAGCCGACCGAGGCGCCCGCCGCCGTCGCGGTCACCTTCACGCCGCCGCCGCCGCCCGCCCCCAGCACGGCGCCGCCGGTCCGCACGGTCAGCGTGACCTCTGAGCGGACCACGACCCACACGGTCCAGCGTGGCGAGTACCTCCTCCGCATCGCCCGCCAGTACGGCATGTCGCTCGACGAGCTCCGGGCGCTCAACCCCGGCGTGGGCGACAACGTCCGCGTCGGCCAGCGGCTCCGCGTGAGCGGCACCCCGGCCCCCTCCGCAGCCTCCGCAGCCCCGGCGCCGCGCGCTGCCGCGCCGGCCCGCGCGACGACCCACCGCGTCGCATCGGGCGACCACCTCACCAACATCGCCCGCCGCTACGGCGTCACGGTGTCGCAGCTCAAGGAGTGGAACAACCTCTCCTCGGACGTGATCCACGTCGGCCAGCGCCTCCGCGTCACCGCGCGGGGCTCGCGGGGCTGAACCGGTGGACGCACGACGGGCCGCGAGCCCGTCGCCGGATCGACTGCAGCGCGCCGCTCCTCCGGGGGCGGCGCGCTTTTTTTCGGTCTCGCTCCGGCCTCACGGAGCGAGACCGACCGCGCGACCCCACGGACCGATCCTCATGCACCTCTCGCCCGCTACGCCTCGCCCCAGGCGCCGATGAGGCCGAGCAGCTTGCGCTTGGCGACCGGCACCAGCGTGGCATCCACGGGCAGGTCCACCTCGGCGTCGAGGCGGAAGGCGGCAGGCGCGGGCAGGTCGGGCGCGACTTCGGCGAGCGTGGACTTCCAGTCAGAGGGTGGGGCCATCGGGTCCAGGACCGTGTCCAGGCGCTCGGTGCGCAACGCGCGGTACGGCCCGTCGGGCGCGGCCAGCGGCGAGACGCGGTAGCGCAGCACACACACCGAGGCGACGTCACGGACCAGCAGGAAGCCCTCGTCGCGATACGACGGGACCACGCCGACGGCACGGAGCGCGGCCCGCTCGGCGACGAACTCGTAGAGCGTTCGGCCTTCCCGGATGGCGCCCGCGATCTGGGGCAACGCCCAGCGCGCCAGTCCGACAGCCACCGGCGCCTCGGGGCCGCTGCGGACCAACCGCCCCGCCTCCCAGTCCACGTCCACGACGGGGCCGGCGTGGGTCTCGACCGACGCTGCCCCGGCGACGAGCGCCGCGAGGCCGCGATGGAGCGTCACGAGGTCGCCCAGCCATGGTGAGATCTGGTTGGAGCGGAAGGCGGCGCGGGTCTCGGCGAGGCCCGCGAGGATGCGGTAGCGCGCGGCCTCGGCGTCGGAGGCGGCATCGAACAGACGGAACGAGAGGGCAGGCATGACGTCGGGGGGACATTCGTTCACTGATTCTTCTCAACAACCGGGCCATCGTGCCAGTCCCTTCGACGTGCCCTCCGAGCATCGGGCCGTTTCGTGGAGCGCACGGGGTGGACAGCCCCCCCTGGAGGCGACCTAGCTTCCTGGTTTCCCGTCGGCTCCAGCTGCCCTGCGCGTCCCTCGAACCCTCGCACGGGGTCGCCGCGTTCGACCGAGCCCCTTTTTTTCGGCCCTCCCGGCCTCCTCCACTCGACTCCTCACATGGACAAGCTCGTCATCCAGGGCGGCGCCCCTCTCCAGGGCACGCTGCACGTCGGCGGCTCGAAGAACACCGCGCTCCCGCTCATGGCCGCGGCCGTTCTCGCCGACGGCGTGACCACGATCCACAACATCCCGGTCCTCAAGGATGTCGCCACGTTCTCGAACGTGATCCGCGTGACCGGCTGCACGATCGACTGGTCCCCGGACGACGACCCGAACACGCCGGAGACCATCACCATCGACGCGTCCAACATCCACCACTTCGAGGCGCCGTACGACCTCGTCAAGCAGATGCGGGCGTCGTTCTACATGCTGGGCGCGTTGCTCGGCCGCGGCGGCAAGGCGCGCGTGTCGCTGCCCGGTGGCTGCGCCTGGGGCCCGCGCCCGGTCGACCTCCACATCAAGGGCATGGAGGCGCTCGGCGCGACGGTTCGCGAGGAGGCGGGCTACGTGATCGCCGAGGCCCCCGGCGGCCGCCTCCCCGGCGGGCGGATGCGCTTCGAGCCCGTCTCCGTGGGCGCGACCATCAACGTGATGCTGGCGGCCGTGACGGCCGAGGGCGAGTCGGTGCTGGAAAACTGCGCCGCCGAGCCGGACGTGGTCGTCTTCGGCGAGATGCTGCAGGCGATGGGCGCCCAGATCGAGGGCCTCGGCACCGACACGATCACGATCCAGGGCGTCGAGACGATGAACGCGGTCGAGTTCACCAACTGCCCCGACCGCATCGAGCTGGGCACCTACATGATGGCGGCGGCCATGGCGACGCCCGCCGGGGAGGTCTTCCGGATCACCGGCGCCAACCCGGACCACCTCGGCCCGGCATTCACCGACTACTTCCGCGAGACCGGCGTGCCGTTCGAGTTCAAGGGCGACGTGGTCGAGGTCACGGGCGTGGAGACCATCCGGCCGGTGTCCATCGAGACGGCCCCGTTCCCCGGCTTCGCGACCGACCTCCAGGCCCAGTGGACCGTGATGATGACGCAGGCCGACGGCCCGTCGACGGTCCGCGACACGGTCTACACGGACCGCTTTAAGCACGTCCCCGAGCTGCGCCGCCTGGGCGCTGACCTCAAGGTGGACGGCGACACGGTCCACGTGGCGGGCAACACGCGCCCCCTCTCCGGCGCGACGGTCATGAGCACCGACCTGCGCGCGAGCGTCTCGCTGGTGATGGCCGGCATGGTCGCCCAAGGCGAGACGGACGTGCTCCGCATCTACCACCTGGACCGCGGCTACGAGCGCCTGGAGGGCAAGCTCCAGCGCGCCGGCATCGACGTGGTGCGCAAGGAGTACGACGAGGCCCACTCGGAGGGCATCCCGGCCTAGCTCGCCCTGTCCCCATCGGCTCCGCCCGCCTCGGTGTCCTGCCGAGGCGGGCGGTGTCGTCTTAGCCGACCGGCTCGGCGCGCGTCAGCGTCGCCAGCACGGCCCGCCACTCCTCCCGCTCGGCGCGGCCCGGCTTCCGCTCCCCGAACACCTGGACGACGGCCTCGCCGCGGGCGTCGTACAGCTCCAGCGCCGTCACGTCGCCGTCCTCGGTCGGCTTCGTGACGATCCAGGCGTCCGCGATGGCGGTCTCGTCGAGGTGGAGGTTGAAGCCGGGGTCGAGCACGTTGTACCACGGCCCCCGCTCGACGAGCTTCGCGACCGGCCCGGTGTGGATCTGGACGCACCCGCGGTTGCCGACGAACACCATGATCGGGACCTCGTCGGCGGCGGCGGCCTCCAGCGTCTGGCGGATGGCACCGGGCGCGACGCGCTCAGTGAACCGTCCCTCTGCGAGCCGCAGCGCCTGTGCCCGCCCGACGCGATGCCGCCCGAGGAGCTGGAAGAAGTCGTGGGTATCCTGCAGCTCCGCCCAGTCGGCCAGGAGCGCGTCGCGGTCGATCTCGGCGTCGGGGCGGTCGGCGGTCGGGGCCGGGCGCGGCTCCGTCTCCGGAGCCCCTGCCTCCGCCTCGGCGAACCGCTCGACGAGGGCGGCGAAGGCGTCGAGGTCGCTCTTGCGCGTGCAGAACACCTTGTGGACCGCGTCGCCGTGGGCGTCGAAGAACTGCAGGCTCCGGCGCAGGCCGTCGGCGCTGCCGTCCCAGGGCGTCGCGACGGCGTACGCGAACCGCCAGCGGCCGAGGAACAGCCGCAGGTCGATGTCCTTGCCCAGCACCTGGCCCATCCGGTGCGCCAGGCCCGTGTGCACGTCGTCGTAGACGCCGGTCTTCTCGTGGACGCAGGCGTCGTTGCGCGTGAGCGCCATCACCGGCCCGAGCGCTTCGAGCGCGTGGAAGAGGTCCTCGAACTCCGGGCGGAGCCGGGTCGCCGGGCCGTCGACGCCGGTCGCGACCAGGGCGGCCTCGTTGGTGTCCAGGTCCCGGGCGGCGGTGCGGATGCGGGTGGTGGGGTGCTCGGCGCGGAACGCCGCGTAGCGGTCTCGGAGGTCGGTCATGGGAGCGTGGGAAGCGTCAGGGGAACGAGGGGAAGGGCGCCGTCCGGCACGGGGACGACGAGCGGGCAGGCCGCGCACGGGTGGTCGGTCACGACGACCGTCATCCCGAAGGCGCGGGCGACGACGTCGGCGGT from Rubrivirga sp. SAORIC476 encodes the following:
- the era gene encoding GTPase Era; translated protein: MTPDAPLDPDSPHLGPEAEEARPTLATPDEAAEAYGVPVPAADAPPPTHQSGYVAIVGAPNVGKSTLLNRWLGTKLSIVSPRPSTTRNRVLGILTAEAGEVEARPAGYQLVLLDTPGVVRPKYRLHQHMMRDVDRSLGDADVTVFLADATETRLTHDALSAAERVQNARGPVLLALNKVDKLGLVDEALPLVELYTEALGRAPDAVVPISARTGAGTDALLELVLDRIPEGPPYYPADQLSEHPERFFISEIVREAIFHRFRDEVPYATQVVVVTYQEREGKKDFVACDIVVERDSQKAILIGKGGQALKHLGRAAREEMEAFLGRGVYLQLFVKTRADWRDKEGHLREYGFGA
- a CDS encoding T9SS type A sorting domain-containing protein — encoded protein: MRILLFLFLTAVSASPSAQTFVWTAGGAGDWTTGTNWNNCIEVSPGPPCFHPLSTDHTAILPAGTVVTLDESRFIGALQVEGNAVLRGTGYVGTGVLEISPGRQFSIDAEVGTDAITADASTQIGGTGRLRITDGIATSTALSVGTVECNNSLGETCDLTGSTVTSPALWMTGGGLMLVDGSAASSLDAMRVDARPLGSGGPVPGDITFTGAPATFDLSSVITFDSFGTIDFNGGSASVETVALQSANVDGLRNLADLTVTGEMDWNSGTIETAGVFTVSPGATVLSRGNNHIKGRMEVAGILEWTNLRLTLGSNVNDPTPASGDLVILPEGLFRAYSNSNQIAGPGALVVQGTLQSDASIGPFPFPSFDTVRLVPDSLAIDGGDVRVLAGTLQLNTGIEPGGISINEASILIPTGTMIELFNQDLAIDAATTVRGGGTLGLYGSSSAVSTLTSAADIRVGALEVNSNFDLVDLSAGAVNAGTVTHYAGLLRLPGGAPVRELLVPGINAQVEYEPGGTLRFRTLDVYGKVDFGGADVVVRTLFAFGQGASTTLLDNIRRLTISRRLASGTWGTGTINASQIIIESGAELDLVGGAHTYTGTLRNSGLIRHTGGDLRINGSFFNNGLYLFEAALGDNVEGSGSFTNLGVFERSEAGTEGVVGVPFDNRGTVRLPGGALRFGGPLTNTGTLAGTGTLDLPSPPLVGGVLAPGLSPGVLTIDGSITLDTDARLDVEIGGLAVGTEYDQLAATDTGTLGGTLAVTFVDGFVPSPGESYTLVTCATACVGAFDTVDLPLGVVGDVTVSATDVALSITSVGVALSRFEPVGAVVVGPEGGDFRIKYEINNPTGQTVTTQTWTTLTTPGGTTSEVQSAAALTLAPDEAVARATRIVLQAGAADGTYTYRRYVGTQSVDTLAVASYAFDKSASAALATVQASDAVVGEATVTVGETGVTSDAPATVAAAPSASVALPAATTLRAPYPNPAPGRATVAYEVAEAAVVRVAVYDALGREVAVVADGPTEAGRFEVAVDARAWAPGVYVVRLAAGSVVATERLTVVR
- a CDS encoding lytic transglycosylase domain-containing protein, producing MPRSLFVAALVAVAPALSVHAQTARTDTAPVRAAQALEASADARLPESVPADAPSDAELARRLSAFYARQADLLQADADGDVARYTILLDDLVADVQAAALRPGMLTQPRFRDLFGSVMTEYERYYDRTLVDRGDVYAIRAAGTRAIERGFDEGTPLLEHVTLPDVDTFVATIPMDINPEVERYIQFLLNRPSHVQRLRSRADTYFPMVERILAEEGVPDEMKYLAMVESALNPVARSHMAAAGMWQFISATGRAYGLRAEREVDDRLDPEASTRAAARHLRDLYDRFGSWHLALAGYNCNPAVIARGVRRFEERTGQTATFWDIDHVIPRETRAYVPMFIATALILSNPDAYGFPAHEPGPSYVFDQIPVAGGTRLRDVSRIIDVDESVLAALNPSLRQSRVPNVRVPHMLRIPMGTYVEHAEALDRLAPPEASGERFAAGSVSYGPRAVRPLAPQEHSEAVAALVARREVRRAHQAPVRRAVRDEPVVRYAATTPTSVPQAQQAAEQQIAEAREAEARDAARAQAEAVRLVATAAAAPAEPEIVEDLDIATPQPTEAPAAVAVTFTPPPPPAPSTAPPVRTVSVTSERTTTHTVQRGEYLLRIARQYGMSLDELRALNPGVGDNVRVGQRLRVSGTPAPSAASAAPAPRAAAPARATTHRVASGDHLTNIARRYGVTVSQLKEWNNLSSDVIHVGQRLRVTARGSRG
- the murA gene encoding UDP-N-acetylglucosamine 1-carboxyvinyltransferase, translated to MDKLVIQGGAPLQGTLHVGGSKNTALPLMAAAVLADGVTTIHNIPVLKDVATFSNVIRVTGCTIDWSPDDDPNTPETITIDASNIHHFEAPYDLVKQMRASFYMLGALLGRGGKARVSLPGGCAWGPRPVDLHIKGMEALGATVREEAGYVIAEAPGGRLPGGRMRFEPVSVGATINVMLAAVTAEGESVLENCAAEPDVVVFGEMLQAMGAQIEGLGTDTITIQGVETMNAVEFTNCPDRIELGTYMMAAAMATPAGEVFRITGANPDHLGPAFTDYFRETGVPFEFKGDVVEVTGVETIRPVSIETAPFPGFATDLQAQWTVMMTQADGPSTVRDTVYTDRFKHVPELRRLGADLKVDGDTVHVAGNTRPLSGATVMSTDLRASVSLVMAGMVAQGETDVLRIYHLDRGYERLEGKLQRAGIDVVRKEYDEAHSEGIPA
- a CDS encoding hemin-degrading factor; translation: MTDLRDRYAAFRAEHPTTRIRTAARDLDTNEAALVATGVDGPATRLRPEFEDLFHALEALGPVMALTRNDACVHEKTGVYDDVHTGLAHRMGQVLGKDIDLRLFLGRWRFAYAVATPWDGSADGLRRSLQFFDAHGDAVHKVFCTRKSDLDAFAALVERFAEAEAGAPETEPRPAPTADRPDAEIDRDALLADWAELQDTHDFFQLLGRHRVGRAQALRLAEGRFTERVAPGAIRQTLEAAAADEVPIMVFVGNRGCVQIHTGPVAKLVERGPWYNVLDPGFNLHLDETAIADAWIVTKPTEDGDVTALELYDARGEAVVQVFGERKPGRAEREEWRAVLATLTRAEPVG